The Vibrio sp. SNU_ST1 genome has a segment encoding these proteins:
- a CDS encoding RidA family protein: MIERQETKQRMSRIVKHNGTIYLCGQVCADATKDITEQTQTMLDKVEALLEQAGSDKEHMLSATIYLKDMKDFQEMNAVWDAWVPEGHAPARACVTGDMAREALLVEISVIAAEK, translated from the coding sequence ATGATTGAGCGCCAAGAAACCAAACAACGCATGAGCCGTATTGTTAAACACAACGGTACTATCTACCTATGTGGCCAAGTGTGTGCTGATGCAACCAAAGACATCACAGAACAAACACAAACGATGCTAGATAAAGTGGAAGCCCTACTTGAGCAAGCCGGCAGCGATAAAGAACACATGCTGTCAGCAACGATTTACTTGAAAGACATGAAAGACTTCCAAGAAATGAACGCTGTATGGGATGCATGGGTTCCTGAAGGTCACGCCCCAGCTCGCGCATGTGTAACGGGTGATATGGCTCGTGAAGCGCTACTGGTTGAGATCTCTGTGATTGCCGCTGAGAAGTAA
- a CDS encoding DUF3624 domain-containing protein, whose amino-acid sequence MTCVHCNKSEKIRNKLGRCQRCMNQLMVLSILSWGVWWVFFKEDPKTINAIALMMAAFAFSGLLSLHWIMKFVVLPLRNKKR is encoded by the coding sequence ATGACATGTGTTCATTGCAATAAAAGTGAAAAAATCCGTAACAAACTCGGCCGCTGCCAGCGTTGTATGAATCAGCTGATGGTGTTGTCGATTTTAAGTTGGGGAGTGTGGTGGGTGTTTTTCAAAGAAGACCCAAAAACCATCAATGCCATCGCCTTGATGATGGCCGCTTTCGCGTTCAGTGGGTTGCTGTCGTTGCATTGGATAATGAAGTTTGTCGTACTGCCGTTAAGGAACAAAAAGCGTTAA
- the argH gene encoding argininosuccinate lyase gives MALWGGRFTQAADTRFKDFNDSLRFDYRLAEQDIVGSIAWSKALLSVNVLTEEEQQKLELALNELKLEVMEDPEQILRSDAEDIHSWVEQQLIGKVGDLGKKLHTGRSRNDQVATDLKLWCRQQGNQLLLALDRLQSQMVNVASQHQETVLPGYTHLQRAQPVTFAHWCLAYVEMLERDYSRLNDAIKRLDTCPLGSGALAGTAYPMDREELAHNLGFHRATRNSLDSVSDRDHVMELMSIASISMLHLSRLAEDMIFYNSGESNFIELADTVTSGSSLMPQKKNPDALELIRGKTGRVYGSLAAMMMTVKALPLAYNKDMQEDKEGLFDALDTWNDCMEMAALCFDGIKVNGERTLEAAKQGYANSTELADYLVAKGIPFREAHHIVGVTVVAAIAKGCALEELTIAEMKEFSEVIEEDVYDILTIESCLEKRSALGGVSPQQVAYAVDQAEKRLSQRDTSIVKVRSARLTDIEALEGMVAYWANMGENLPRSRNELVRDIGSFAVAEHHGEVTGCASLYVYDSGLAEIRSLGVEAGWQGQGQGTAIVQHLVDKARQMAIKKVFVLTRTPEFFMKHDFLPTSKSLLPEKVLKDCDQCPRQHACDEVALEVNLVEQVIAKVNVA, from the coding sequence ATGGCATTATGGGGCGGTAGATTTACCCAAGCAGCAGACACCCGGTTCAAAGATTTTAACGATTCTCTTCGTTTTGATTACCGATTGGCTGAGCAAGACATTGTGGGCTCAATTGCCTGGTCTAAAGCTCTACTGTCGGTCAACGTATTAACCGAAGAAGAGCAACAGAAGCTTGAGTTAGCGCTAAATGAGCTAAAACTTGAGGTGATGGAAGATCCTGAACAGATTCTACGTTCTGATGCAGAAGATATTCACAGCTGGGTTGAGCAACAACTTATCGGTAAAGTCGGTGACTTGGGCAAAAAACTTCACACTGGCCGTTCTCGTAATGACCAAGTGGCGACCGACCTTAAACTATGGTGTCGTCAACAAGGTAACCAACTGCTACTGGCACTGGATCGCCTACAAAGCCAAATGGTGAACGTTGCTTCTCAGCATCAAGAAACCGTGCTTCCAGGCTACACTCACTTACAACGTGCTCAGCCTGTAACTTTTGCTCACTGGTGCTTGGCTTACGTTGAAATGCTTGAGCGTGATTATTCTCGTTTGAATGATGCGATTAAGCGTCTAGATACATGTCCGCTGGGTTCTGGTGCCCTTGCTGGAACTGCTTACCCGATGGACCGTGAAGAGTTAGCTCACAACTTAGGTTTCCATCGTGCAACGCGTAACTCTCTAGATTCAGTTTCTGACCGTGACCATGTGATGGAGCTAATGTCGATTGCTTCTATCTCTATGCTCCACCTTTCGCGTCTTGCAGAAGATATGATTTTCTACAACTCCGGTGAATCAAACTTTATCGAGTTAGCGGATACCGTGACGTCAGGTTCATCTCTGATGCCACAAAAGAAGAACCCGGATGCGCTAGAGCTTATCCGTGGCAAAACGGGCCGTGTATACGGTTCATTAGCTGCAATGATGATGACAGTGAAAGCTCTGCCTTTGGCGTACAACAAAGACATGCAAGAAGATAAAGAAGGTCTGTTCGACGCTTTAGATACTTGGAATGATTGTATGGAAATGGCAGCACTCTGTTTTGACGGTATTAAAGTGAACGGCGAACGTACGCTTGAAGCAGCAAAACAAGGTTACGCGAACTCAACAGAACTGGCTGATTACTTAGTAGCGAAAGGCATTCCTTTCCGTGAAGCTCACCACATTGTTGGTGTAACAGTAGTCGCGGCGATTGCTAAAGGCTGCGCATTAGAAGAGTTAACCATCGCAGAGATGAAAGAGTTCTCTGAGGTGATTGAAGAGGATGTGTATGACATCCTGACTATTGAATCGTGTCTTGAAAAACGTAGTGCGCTAGGTGGTGTATCACCACAACAAGTGGCTTACGCGGTTGACCAAGCAGAGAAGCGTTTATCACAGCGTGATACTTCTATCGTTAAGGTTCGTTCTGCTCGTCTGACCGATATTGAAGCGTTGGAAGGCATGGTGGCCTACTGGGCGAATATGGGTGAAAACCTGCCTCGTTCTCGTAATGAACTGGTGCGTGATATTGGTTCGTTTGCCGTCGCAGAGCATCATGGTGAGGTGACAGGTTGTGCATCACTCTATGTGTATGACTCTGGCTTAGCGGAAATTCGTTCGTTAGGCGTTGAAGCTGGCTGGCAAGGCCAAGGGCAGGGCACCGCGATTGTGCAGCACTTGGTTGATAAAGCGCGACAAATGGCGATCAAGAAGGTATTTGTGCTGACTCGTACCCCAGAGTTCTTTATGAAGCATGACTTTTTACCAACATCAAAATCTCTGTTGCCTGAGAAGGTACTGAAAGATTGTGATCAGTGTCCTCGCCAACATGCATGTGATGAAGTGGCGTTGGAAGTGAACTTGGTTGAACAGGTCATCGCAAAGGTGAATGTTGCATAA
- a CDS encoding argininosuccinate synthase, with the protein MSKVNVKKVVVAYSGGLDTSVIIPWLKENYDCEVIAFVADVGQGDEELIGIEEKAKASGASECYIADLKEEMVADYIYPTLKTGAYYEGKYLLGTSMARPIIAKAQVEVARKVGADALCHGCTGKGNDQVRFEGAFAALAPDLHVIAPWREWDLVSREECLDYLAERNIPCTASLTKIYSRDANAWHISTEGGVLENTWNAPDEDCWAWTVDPEQAPNESETVTLKVEKGEVVAVDGETMTPYNALVYLNEKGAKHGVGRIDIVENRLVGMKSRGCYETPGGTIMMEALRAVEQLVLDKAAFEFREELGVKASHLVYDGRWFTPLCKSILAATEELAQDVNGEVVIKLYKGHATVTQKRSDNSLYSEEFATFGEDEVYDQSHAEGFIRLYSLSSRIRALNSQK; encoded by the coding sequence ATGAGCAAAGTTAACGTAAAGAAAGTTGTAGTAGCCTACTCTGGCGGTCTAGACACATCAGTAATCATCCCATGGTTGAAAGAGAACTATGACTGCGAAGTTATCGCATTTGTTGCTGATGTAGGCCAAGGCGATGAAGAGCTGATTGGAATCGAAGAGAAAGCAAAAGCTTCTGGTGCGTCTGAGTGTTACATCGCTGACCTTAAAGAAGAGATGGTGGCAGATTACATCTACCCAACGCTTAAAACAGGTGCTTACTACGAAGGTAAATACTTGTTAGGTACTTCAATGGCTCGTCCAATCATTGCGAAAGCTCAGGTTGAAGTTGCACGTAAAGTCGGTGCAGACGCACTGTGTCACGGTTGTACAGGTAAGGGTAATGACCAAGTTCGTTTTGAAGGTGCATTTGCTGCTCTCGCCCCAGACTTACACGTAATTGCACCTTGGCGTGAATGGGATCTAGTAAGCCGTGAAGAGTGTCTGGATTACCTAGCAGAGCGTAACATCCCTTGTACGGCTTCCCTTACCAAGATTTACTCGCGTGATGCAAACGCATGGCACATCTCTACAGAAGGTGGCGTGCTAGAAAATACATGGAACGCACCGGATGAAGATTGCTGGGCTTGGACTGTAGACCCAGAGCAAGCGCCAAACGAATCTGAAACTGTGACGCTTAAAGTTGAAAAAGGCGAAGTGGTAGCGGTTGATGGCGAAACAATGACGCCATACAACGCACTGGTTTACCTAAATGAGAAGGGTGCGAAGCACGGTGTTGGTCGTATCGATATCGTAGAAAACCGTCTTGTTGGCATGAAGTCTCGTGGTTGTTACGAAACTCCAGGTGGCACAATCATGATGGAAGCACTGCGTGCAGTAGAGCAACTGGTTCTTGATAAAGCGGCATTCGAATTCCGTGAAGAGCTAGGTGTTAAAGCTTCTCACCTTGTATACGATGGTCGTTGGTTCACTCCACTATGTAAGTCAATCCTTGCCGCGACAGAAGAGCTAGCACAAGACGTGAATGGTGAAGTGGTTATTAAGCTTTACAAAGGCCATGCAACGGTGACTCAGAAGCGTTCTGACAACAGCCTGTACTCAGAAGAGTTTGCAACCTTTGGTGAAGATGAAGTTTACGACCAAAGCCACGCTGAAGGCTTTATCCGTCTTTACTCGCTATCAAGCCGTATCCGTGCTCTGAATAGCCAAAAGTAA
- the argB gene encoding acetylglutamate kinase yields the protein MSLNNQPLIIKLGGAALSCGETLSKLFGAISAYQQQAQRPIVIVHGGGYLVDDLMNKLNLETVKKEGLRVTPYDQIPVIAGALAGTANKLLQGQAIKDGINAVGLSLADGGLCKVSELNPELGAVGKAEPGDSTVLQAILNEGALPIISSIGLTEQGQLMNVNADQAAVAVAGALDAELVLLSDVSGVLDGKGHLIPSLNQQQADDLITGKVITDGMIVKVQAALEAANDLGRPIEVATWRYPEKLTQLFAGKSIGTQFLPQ from the coding sequence ATGAGCCTTAATAATCAACCATTAATCATAAAGTTAGGTGGCGCGGCGCTATCTTGTGGTGAAACACTTAGTAAGTTATTTGGTGCTATCTCTGCTTACCAACAACAAGCACAGCGACCAATCGTGATTGTTCACGGCGGTGGTTACCTTGTTGATGATTTGATGAATAAGTTGAACCTCGAAACCGTTAAGAAAGAGGGGCTACGTGTTACTCCTTATGATCAGATCCCTGTTATCGCTGGCGCGCTAGCGGGCACGGCCAACAAACTACTTCAAGGTCAGGCAATTAAAGACGGTATCAATGCCGTTGGCTTGAGCCTTGCAGATGGTGGTCTATGCAAAGTGAGCGAACTGAACCCTGAACTGGGCGCGGTAGGTAAAGCGGAGCCGGGCGACTCAACCGTCCTGCAAGCGATTCTTAATGAGGGCGCACTGCCAATCATTAGCTCAATTGGTCTGACTGAGCAAGGCCAACTGATGAATGTGAATGCCGACCAAGCTGCGGTTGCCGTTGCAGGCGCGCTTGATGCTGAACTAGTACTGCTTTCTGATGTAAGTGGTGTGTTGGATGGCAAAGGTCACCTGATTCCAAGCCTTAATCAACAACAAGCTGATGACCTTATTACAGGCAAAGTGATTACCGACGGCATGATCGTTAAGGTTCAAGCCGCACTAGAAGCCGCTAACGACCTTGGACGACCAATCGAAGTTGCTACTTGGCGATACCCAGAAAAACTGACACAACTTTTTGCAGGTAAAAGCATAGGAACGCAGTTTTTACCTCAGTAG
- the argC gene encoding N-acetyl-gamma-glutamyl-phosphate reductase has translation MLKTTIIGASGYTGAELALMINRHPELTLSGLYVSANSVDAGKPIAALHGKLAGLIDMPVQPLTNPEEVAKQSDVIFLATAHEVSHDLAPIFLENDCQVFDLSGAFRVKGENFYQEFYGFEHQHEQWLDKAAYGLAEWNEQEIKEAQLVAVAGCYPTASQLAIKPLVEAKLLDESQWPVINATSGVTGAGRKATMVNSFCEVSLQAYGVFNHRHQPEMAAHLGCDVIFTPHLGNFKRGILATITMKLADGVTEQQIQDAFEQAYQGKPAVRLLEETLPRIQDVEQTPFCDLGWKVQGQHIIVVSAIDNLLKGASSQAVQCLNLRYGFAPLTALV, from the coding sequence ATGTTGAAAACCACGATCATTGGTGCAAGCGGCTATACAGGAGCAGAACTGGCTCTAATGATAAACAGACACCCTGAGCTCACGCTATCAGGTTTATATGTCTCAGCCAATAGTGTAGATGCGGGCAAACCTATCGCTGCACTGCACGGTAAGTTAGCTGGCCTGATTGATATGCCAGTACAACCTTTAACAAATCCGGAAGAAGTGGCTAAACAGTCTGATGTGATTTTTCTAGCAACGGCACACGAAGTCAGTCACGACCTAGCGCCAATTTTTCTAGAGAACGATTGCCAAGTTTTCGACCTATCGGGTGCATTCAGAGTTAAAGGTGAAAACTTCTATCAAGAGTTTTACGGTTTTGAACATCAACACGAACAATGGCTAGACAAAGCGGCTTACGGCTTAGCTGAGTGGAATGAACAAGAAATAAAAGAAGCTCAACTAGTCGCTGTCGCGGGCTGTTACCCAACAGCATCACAATTGGCGATTAAACCTTTGGTTGAAGCAAAGTTGCTGGACGAGAGCCAATGGCCGGTGATTAACGCGACCAGCGGTGTGACTGGCGCCGGTCGCAAGGCGACCATGGTTAATAGCTTCTGTGAAGTGAGTCTGCAAGCTTATGGCGTCTTCAATCATCGTCATCAACCTGAAATGGCGGCGCATTTAGGATGTGATGTAATTTTCACTCCGCACCTCGGCAACTTTAAGCGCGGTATTTTGGCGACCATCACCATGAAATTGGCTGACGGCGTGACAGAACAACAGATACAAGATGCCTTCGAGCAAGCTTATCAAGGTAAGCCTGCCGTGAGATTACTCGAAGAGACATTGCCAAGAATTCAAGATGTAGAACAGACGCCTTTCTGCGATTTAGGCTGGAAGGTACAAGGTCAGCACATCATCGTTGTTTCAGCGATTGATAACTTATTAAAGGGTGCATCTAGCCAAGCGGTGCAGTGTTTAAATTTACGTTATGGTTTTGCGCCATTAACTGCGTTAGTGTAA
- the argE gene encoding acetylornithine deacetylase, whose translation MQLPSFLEVYKGLISTDSISSTDPSWDHGNEKVIEKMAQWFKDVGFSVEVVEVEPGKHNMVAKMGSGEGGLLLAGHSDTVPFDEGRWNFDPHALTEHNNRFYGLGTADMKGFFAFVYEAAKKMDWSKQTKPLYVLATCDEETTMLGARHFTENAPFKPDYCIIGEPTSLVPIRGHKGHVANAVRVTGKSGHSSDPALGVNAIEIMHEVLFALMQLRDKLVKEYHHPGFAIPSPTLNLGHIHGGDSANRICGCCELHYDVRPLPGISLDGLDNMLRSALKEVEAKWPGRIEITPLHEPIPGYECQHDHPFIGGMESVCEIESQTVNYCTEAPFLQELCPTLVLGPGSIDQAHQPDEFLSFDFIDPTIDVLSKSIRKYCF comes from the coding sequence ATGCAATTACCGAGTTTCCTTGAGGTCTATAAAGGCCTAATTTCCACCGACTCCATTAGCTCAACAGATCCAAGCTGGGATCATGGCAACGAGAAAGTGATCGAAAAAATGGCTCAATGGTTTAAAGACGTCGGCTTTAGCGTTGAAGTCGTGGAAGTCGAACCCGGCAAGCATAATATGGTCGCAAAGATGGGTTCTGGCGAAGGGGGCTTATTGCTTGCAGGACACAGCGATACCGTGCCATTCGATGAAGGACGTTGGAACTTCGACCCTCACGCATTGACAGAACACAACAACCGCTTCTACGGATTAGGCACCGCCGATATGAAAGGCTTTTTTGCCTTCGTTTATGAAGCTGCTAAGAAAATGGATTGGAGCAAGCAAACCAAGCCGCTTTATGTTTTAGCAACGTGTGACGAAGAAACCACCATGCTAGGTGCACGTCATTTCACTGAAAATGCGCCGTTTAAACCGGACTACTGCATCATTGGCGAACCCACTAGCCTAGTGCCAATTCGCGGGCACAAAGGCCATGTCGCTAATGCTGTGCGAGTAACGGGTAAGTCAGGTCACTCTTCTGATCCGGCGTTAGGCGTCAACGCCATCGAGATCATGCATGAAGTGCTGTTTGCTTTAATGCAGCTGCGTGACAAGTTAGTCAAGGAGTACCACCACCCGGGTTTCGCCATTCCAAGCCCTACTCTAAACCTTGGTCATATTCACGGTGGCGACAGCGCTAACCGTATCTGTGGCTGTTGTGAACTACACTACGATGTTCGTCCTTTACCGGGCATCAGCTTAGACGGTTTAGATAACATGCTGCGAAGCGCGCTCAAAGAAGTAGAAGCAAAATGGCCGGGCAGAATTGAGATTACTCCCCTGCATGAGCCAATCCCAGGCTATGAGTGTCAGCACGACCATCCATTTATTGGTGGAATGGAATCAGTTTGTGAAATTGAATCGCAAACCGTGAACTACTGTACTGAAGCACCTTTTCTTCAAGAGTTATGTCCAACCTTAGTGTTAGGTCCAGGCTCAATTGACCAAGCTCACCAACCGGATGAGTTCTTAAGCTTCGATTTTATTGACCCAACAATTGATGTTCTGAGTAAATCTATCCGTAAATATTGTTTCTAG
- the ppc gene encoding phosphoenolpyruvate carboxylase — protein MTMNEKYAALKSNVSMLGRLLGNTIQDAHGDVILEKVETIRKLSKSARAGNKADRDSLVEEIKNLPNEQLTPVARAFNQFLNLTNMAEQYHTISRHCEEHVCEPDVLQSLFSKLNQNDISKLDAAQAVRDLNIELVLTAHPTEITRRTMINKLVKINECLSKLELSDLSHKERVKTERRLEQLIAQGWHSDVIRQQRPTPLDEAKWGFAVVENSLWEAVPDFLRDMDGRLKGYLGEGLPIDARPVHFSSWMGGDRDGNPFVTHTITKEVLRLSRWKAADLYLGDVNELITELSMTKCNDAVRELAGDEHEAYRAILKSLRTLLNNTLEVLDAKLHDAEVPKKETLQNIDQLWTPLYACYQSLHECGMGVIADGSLLDTLRRLKAFGVHLVRLDVRQESTRHSDVLSELTRYLGIGDYDQWSEQDKIAFLTNELSSKRPLLPRDWEPSAQVKEVLDTCKVVAAQPREAFGAYVISMARTASDVLAVHLLLQECGCPYRMDVCPLFETLDDLNNSEAVMKQLMSIDLYRGFIQNHQMVMIGYSDSAKDAGVMSAGWAQYDAMDKLVKVCEEEGIELTLFHGRGGTVGRGGAPAHAALLSQPPKSLKGGLRVTEQGEMIRFKLGLPDVAVNSFNLYASAILEANLLPPPEPKQEWRDLMEVLSEVSCEAYRNVVRGEEKFVPYFRQATPELELGKLPLGSRPAKRNPNGGVESLRAIPWIFSWSQNRLVLPAWLGAGEAIQYSVDQGHQALLEEMCREWPFFSTRLGMLEMVYSKCNMEIAKYYDQRLVDEELLPLGELLREQLQKDIKAVLNVENNENLMQSDPWGLESIRLRNIYVEPLNMLQAELLYRTRKCETPPAELEEALMVTIAGIAAGMRNTG, from the coding sequence ATGACAATGAACGAGAAATACGCCGCTCTCAAGAGTAACGTAAGCATGCTAGGACGCTTGCTAGGTAACACAATCCAAGATGCACATGGTGACGTTATCTTAGAGAAAGTGGAGACTATCCGTAAACTTTCCAAATCCGCCCGCGCAGGCAACAAAGCTGACCGTGACAGCCTAGTTGAAGAAATCAAAAACCTGCCGAACGAACAACTCACTCCTGTTGCTCGTGCATTTAACCAATTTCTCAACCTCACCAACATGGCAGAGCAATACCACACCATCTCTCGCCACTGTGAGGAGCATGTTTGTGAACCAGATGTGCTGCAATCTCTATTTTCTAAACTCAATCAAAATGACATCAGCAAGCTAGACGCGGCTCAAGCCGTTCGCGACCTGAACATTGAACTCGTTTTGACCGCTCACCCAACAGAAATCACTCGTCGCACCATGATCAACAAGCTGGTTAAGATCAACGAGTGTCTGTCTAAATTAGAATTAAGCGACCTATCACACAAAGAACGCGTGAAAACAGAACGTCGCCTAGAGCAGCTTATCGCGCAAGGTTGGCACTCTGATGTGATTCGTCAGCAACGCCCGACACCACTTGATGAAGCTAAGTGGGGCTTTGCGGTTGTAGAAAACTCTCTATGGGAAGCCGTGCCTGATTTCCTACGTGATATGGATGGCCGGCTAAAAGGTTACCTTGGTGAAGGCCTACCAATTGATGCACGTCCAGTTCACTTCTCATCTTGGATGGGGGGTGACCGCGATGGTAACCCATTCGTAACGCACACCATCACCAAAGAAGTACTGCGTCTGTCTCGCTGGAAAGCCGCTGATCTGTACCTAGGTGACGTGAACGAGCTGATTACCGAACTGTCGATGACCAAGTGTAATGATGCCGTTCGTGAGCTAGCAGGTGATGAGCATGAAGCTTACCGTGCAATCCTAAAGAGCCTACGCACTCTACTGAACAACACATTAGAAGTGCTTGACGCAAAACTGCACGACGCTGAAGTACCGAAGAAAGAAACACTACAGAACATCGACCAACTTTGGACACCACTTTACGCGTGTTACCAATCGCTGCACGAATGTGGTATGGGCGTAATCGCGGATGGTTCTCTGCTTGATACCCTACGTCGCCTAAAAGCATTCGGTGTGCATTTAGTTCGTCTCGATGTTCGTCAAGAAAGCACACGTCACTCAGACGTCCTATCTGAACTGACTCGCTACCTAGGCATTGGCGATTACGACCAGTGGAGCGAGCAAGACAAGATTGCTTTCTTAACCAATGAGTTAAGCTCAAAACGTCCACTGCTACCGCGCGACTGGGAGCCATCTGCACAAGTCAAAGAGGTTTTAGACACCTGTAAGGTGGTTGCTGCTCAACCTCGCGAAGCCTTTGGTGCTTACGTAATTTCTATGGCTCGTACAGCATCGGATGTGCTAGCTGTTCACTTGCTTTTGCAAGAATGTGGTTGCCCGTACCGCATGGACGTATGTCCATTGTTCGAAACGCTGGACGACTTGAACAACTCAGAAGCAGTAATGAAACAGCTAATGAGCATCGATTTGTACCGTGGCTTTATCCAGAACCACCAAATGGTGATGATCGGATATTCTGACTCAGCAAAAGATGCTGGCGTAATGTCTGCAGGTTGGGCGCAATACGACGCAATGGACAAGCTAGTTAAGGTTTGTGAAGAAGAAGGCATTGAACTGACTCTATTCCACGGTCGTGGCGGTACGGTTGGTCGTGGTGGTGCGCCAGCGCACGCTGCCCTACTTTCTCAACCACCTAAGAGCTTGAAAGGCGGCTTACGTGTAACTGAACAAGGCGAAATGATCCGCTTTAAACTTGGCTTGCCAGATGTTGCGGTTAATAGCTTCAACCTATACGCAAGTGCGATTTTAGAAGCGAACCTTCTGCCACCACCAGAGCCAAAACAAGAATGGCGCGACTTAATGGAAGTGCTGTCTGAAGTATCTTGCGAAGCTTACCGCAACGTAGTTCGTGGTGAAGAGAAGTTTGTTCCTTACTTCCGCCAAGCCACGCCAGAGCTAGAGTTAGGCAAGTTACCTCTTGGTTCTCGTCCTGCGAAACGTAACCCGAACGGCGGCGTAGAAAGCCTACGTGCGATCCCATGGATCTTCTCATGGAGCCAAAACCGTTTGGTACTTCCTGCATGGTTAGGCGCTGGTGAAGCGATTCAATACTCTGTCGATCAAGGCCATCAAGCGCTACTTGAAGAGATGTGTCGTGAATGGCCATTCTTCTCGACTCGTCTAGGTATGTTGGAAATGGTGTACTCGAAGTGCAACATGGAAATCGCTAAGTACTACGACCAGCGCCTTGTTGACGAAGAGCTATTACCTCTGGGTGAGTTACTCCGTGAACAGCTGCAAAAAGACATCAAAGCGGTGTTGAATGTAGAAAATAACGAGAACTTGATGCAAAGCGACCCTTGGGGACTTGAGTCAATTCGTCTACGTAACATCTATGTTGAGCCACTAAACATGCTTCAAGCGGAACTGCTTTACCGTACTCGTAAGTGTGAAACACCACCAGCAGAGCTAGAAGAAGCGCTAATGGTGACGATTGCAGGCATTGCAGCAGGTATGCGAAATACGGGTTAA
- a CDS encoding PadR family transcriptional regulator produces MSLPHVILTVLSTRDATGYDITKEFSASIGYFWKASHQQVYRELNKMAQNDQVTCVLEPQEGKPDRKVYSITDAGRGALGEWFEQPTAHPTVRDEFSAKLIACAVQPSDAYRVQLAELVEESRKLVSHYKEIEAAYYATPSTLDKQARLERLTLRRNLLIREAWIVWADEVLLELGALA; encoded by the coding sequence ATGTCATTACCACACGTAATTTTAACCGTTTTAAGTACACGCGATGCTACTGGTTACGATATCACAAAAGAATTCTCCGCAAGCATTGGTTACTTCTGGAAAGCTAGCCACCAACAAGTTTACCGCGAGCTCAATAAAATGGCTCAGAACGACCAGGTAACTTGCGTACTTGAGCCTCAAGAAGGCAAACCTGATCGTAAAGTTTACTCTATCACCGATGCTGGCCGTGGCGCGCTAGGTGAATGGTTTGAACAACCAACTGCACACCCAACCGTTCGTGACGAGTTCTCAGCTAAGTTAATCGCTTGTGCTGTACAACCTTCTGACGCGTACCGTGTACAACTTGCTGAACTAGTAGAAGAGTCTCGCAAACTGGTTTCTCACTACAAAGAAATCGAAGCGGCTTACTACGCAACACCATCTACACTAGACAAGCAAGCACGCCTAGAGCGTCTAACGCTTCGTCGTAACCTACTGATCCGTGAAGCATGGATTGTATGGGCTGACGAAGTACTGCTTGAACTTGGCGCTCTTGCTTAA
- the metF gene encoding methylenetetrahydrofolate reductase: MGYTHASHIDALNQNIAELSDNINVSFEFFPPSSEKMEETLWNSVHRLKTLQPKFVSVTYGANSGERDRTHSIIKEIKNQTGLVAAPHLTCIDASREELIQIADDYWANGIESIVALRGDIPAGGGAPDMYASDLVELLKSRHDFDISVAAFPEVHPEAKSAQSDLINLKRKVDAGANRAITQFFFDVESYLRFRDRCVAAGVDVEIVPGILPVSNFKQASRFAAMNNVKVPGWMAKQFEGLDDDPTTRQLVGASQAIDMVRTLSREGVKDFHFYTLNRAEMTYALCHTLGVRPQVAAL; encoded by the coding sequence ATGGGATACACACACGCAAGTCATATCGACGCTTTAAATCAGAATATTGCAGAGCTTTCTGACAACATCAATGTGTCATTTGAATTTTTCCCACCAAGCAGTGAGAAGATGGAAGAGACCTTGTGGAATTCTGTTCACCGTCTTAAAACACTTCAACCTAAATTTGTATCAGTAACCTATGGTGCAAACTCGGGTGAGCGTGATCGTACCCACTCAATCATTAAAGAAATTAAGAACCAAACAGGCTTAGTTGCTGCACCACACTTAACGTGTATTGATGCTAGCCGCGAAGAGCTGATTCAAATTGCCGACGACTACTGGGCAAATGGCATTGAAAGTATTGTTGCGTTGCGTGGTGACATTCCAGCAGGCGGTGGTGCGCCAGATATGTATGCGTCTGATTTAGTCGAGCTGCTTAAATCTCGTCACGACTTTGATATATCAGTAGCGGCATTCCCTGAGGTTCACCCTGAAGCAAAAAGCGCTCAATCTGATCTTATTAACCTAAAACGTAAAGTGGATGCGGGTGCAAACCGTGCAATCACTCAGTTCTTCTTCGATGTAGAAAGCTACTTACGTTTTCGTGACCGTTGTGTGGCGGCCGGCGTTGACGTAGAGATTGTACCGGGTATCTTGCCAGTTTCTAACTTCAAGCAAGCGTCTCGTTTTGCTGCGATGAATAACGTAAAAGTACCGGGTTGGATGGCGAAGCAGTTCGAAGGCTTGGATGATGATCCAACAACTCGTCAGTTAGTCGGTGCTAGCCAAGCGATCGATATGGTTCGTACGCTAAGCCGTGAAGGTGTGAAAGATTTCCACTTCTACACGCTAAACCGTGCAGAAATGACTTATGCACTTTGCCATACGCTAGGTGTTCGCCCACAGGTTGCTGCGCTATAA